Proteins from a genomic interval of Debaryomyces hansenii CBS767 chromosome E complete sequence:
- a CDS encoding DEHA2E02332p (similar to uniprot|P15303 Saccharomyces cerevisiae YPR181C SEC23 cytoplasmic GTPase-activating protein), with product MNFEEAEDINGVRFAWNTFPCTKADANKLVVPTGALYTPLKFREDLPIAEYDPHCCLNTHCRSILNPYCQIDPTGSWICPICGNRNPLPSHYQGISNENLPLELNPNSSTIEYITARPVANPPIFFFVIDLCQDEDNLKALKETLVVSLSLLPPNALIGLITYGTMVQVHDLGSESINKSYIFRGDKEYTDKQINDMLKKPVVVPAQNFANSLTRFFLPLEEVEFQLTSILENLTKDPWAVANGDRPLRSTGSALNVATNLLHSTFQGYGARIMLFSAGPDTLNPGLIVGPKLKEPIRSHSDIDKDNAKHYKKAIKFYDALAAKLVKNSHTVDIFAGCYDQIGMSEMKNLCNKTGGTLLLSDAFTTSIFKQSFLRLFNKDSEGYLLMSFNGTFDIKTSKELKVSGLIGNASSLAAKTNNVSENEIGIGGTSQYRLCSASPQHTYAVFFDIANTQSLPPNSQSYIQFITHYQHSSGTYRVRVTTISNILTSEDAILTQSFDQEAAAVLMARVTLFKSEQDDGADVLRWIDRMLIKLCQKFADYRKDFDESFRLSPQFSFYPQFIYYLRRSQFLQVFNNSPDETAFYRHVLLTEDINNSLIMIQPTLTSFALDSEPEPVLLDSVSIKDDRILLLDTFFHILIFHGKTIAEWRKAGYQNNPDYANFKQLLDEPKQEAAELLVDRYPLPRFIDTEEGGSQARFLYSKLNPSTTYNNQTFTGSNGAVVLTDDVSLQVFMSHLQKLVVSGSN from the coding sequence ATGAATTTCGAAGAAGCTGAAGATATAAACGGGGTTCGTTTTGCGTGGAACACGTTCCCATGCACTAAGGCCGATGCCAACAAGTTAGTTGTTCCAACTGGCGCGTTGTATACCCCTTTAAAATTTAGAGAAGATTTACCAATCGCTGAATATGATCCACATTGCTGTTTGAATACACATTGTAGAAGTATCTTGAATCCATATTGTCAAATTGATCCAACAGGCTCTTGGATTTGTCCAATTTGTGGAAACCGTAATCCATTGCCTAGTCATTACCAAGGAATTTCGAATGAAAACCTACCACTTGAATTGAatccaaattcatcaacaattgaatacattACTGCTAGGCCAGTAGCCAATCCGcctatttttttctttgttattgatttatgtcaagatgaagataactTGAAGGCTTTGAAGGAGACATTGGTCGTTTCATTGTCGTTATTGCCACCAAACGCTCTAATTGGGTTGATCACTTACGGTACTATGGTTCAAGTTCACGATCTCGGTTCAGAAtctatcaataaatcttATATCTTCAGAGGAGACAAAGAATACACCGACAAGcaaattaatgatatgTTGAAGAAACCCGTGGTTGTTCCAGCCCAAAACTTTGCAAACTCATTAACCCGTTTCTTTTTACCATTAGAAGAAGTCGAATTCCAATTGACTTCTATTTTGGAAAATCTTACTAAAGACCCTTGGGCTGTTGCAAACGGTGATAGACCTTTAAGATCGACTGGTTCCGCATTGAACGTTGCTACTAATTTATTGCATTCAACATTTCAAGGATATGGTGCTAGAATTATGTTATTCTCTGCTGGTCCAGACACTTTAAATCCAGGTTTAATAGTCGGTccaaaattaaaagaacCTATAAGATCTCAttctgatattgataaagataatGCTAAGCACTACAAAAAGGCTATCAAGTTTTATGATGCTTTAGCTGCTAAGCTTGTTAAAAACTCCCATACCGTTGATATCTTTGCTGGTTGTTACGATCAGATCGGTATGTCtgaaatgaagaatttatgTAACAAGACCGGTGGTACTTTATTGTTATCAGATGCGTTCACAACCTCTATCTTCAAGCAATCGTTCTTAAGATTGTTTAATAAAGATTCTGAAGGTTATTTGCTAATGAGTTTTAATGGTACTTTTGATATAAAGACTTCTAAGGAATTGAAAGTTAGTGGGTTGATTGGTAATGCTTCATCATTAGCCGCAAAGACTAACAATGTTTCGGAGAATGAAATTGGTATTGGCGGTACTTCCCAATATAGATTATGTTCGGCTTCTCCTCAGCATACCTACGCCGTGttttttgatattgctAACACACAAAGTTTACCTCCTAATTCGCAATcctatattcaatttattactCATTATCAACATTCATCAGGTACTTACAGAGTAAGGGTTACcacaatttcaaatattttgacgAGTGAAGATGCTATTTTAACTCAATCATTTGATCAAGAAGCTGCTGCGGTCTTAATGGCTAGAGTCacattatttaaatctGAACAAGACGATGGTGCTGATGTCTTAAGATGGATTGATCGTATgttaatcaaattatgtCAAAAATTTGCCGACTACAGAAAGGATTTCGATGAATCTTTCAGATTGAGTCCacaattttctttctatCCCCAATTCATTTACTATTTAAGAAGATCTCAATTCTTACAAGTGTTTAATAACTCTCCTGATGAAACGGCATTCTACAGACATGTTCTATTAACTgaagatattaataattcattgattaTGATTCAACCAACATTAACATCATTCGCCTTAGATAGTGAACCTGAACCGGTATTGTTGGATTCAGTTTCCATCAAAGATGATCGTATCTTGTTATTGGATACTTTTTTCCacattttgattttccaTGGTAAAACAATCGCCGAATGGCGTAAAGCGggttatcaaaataatccTGACTATGCTAACTTCAAGCAATTATTAGATGAGCCAAAACAAGAAGCGGCTGAATTATTAGTTGATCGTTATCCATTACCTAGATTCATTGATACTGAAGAAGGTGGTTCCCAAGCAAGATTCTtatattccaaattaaACCCTAGTACAACTTATAATAATCAAACCTTCACCGGTAGTAATGGTGCGGTTGTTTTGACTGATGATGTTTCTTTACAAGTATTCATGTCTCACTTGCAGAAGTTAGTTGTTTCTGGTTCTAATTAG
- a CDS encoding DEHA2E02354p (similar to uniprot|Q06624 Saccharomyces cerevisiae YPR180W): MSIELDDKQLTADEIALYDRQIRLWGMATQLRLRSAKILVINLGAVGGEVVKNLVLGGINTLEILDSSKVKEEDFSAQFFLPNNDDIVGQLKLPVVIEQIKDLNNRVNLSANTSSLSSIFSDSQETNNYLAKFDLIIGTELAKSEMLTLNEYTRNLNIPLYVCGLHGMFGYIMSDLIHHTATSEKDAGNQPREPNTKINRCKTITNVDYNKEENKEIVTIVDEFIPILEIFKSKELPKQLNRRQMKRLSAAFPLIFALFDIPRLENPEDTIDIEELRNKSKEVCAQFEIPETVINDEYLRLFSNQAYTEFSPVSAILGGCLAQDVIQFLSKKESPLNNCLILDAVKSEMPIYLL; encoded by the exons atgtcTATCGAATTAGATGATAAACAGCTTACTGCTG ATGAAATCGCATTATATGATAGACAAATTAGACTATGGGGAATGGCAACTCAATTAAGGTTGAGATCAGCCAAAATATTAGTCATAAACTTAGGTGCAGTTGGGGGTGAAGTAGTGAAGAACTTGGTATTGGGAGGCATTAATACCTTGGAAATCTTGGACTCGTCAAAAGTAAAAGAAGAGGATTTTCTGGCTCAATTTTTCTTGCCAAACAATGACGATATAGTTggtcaattgaaattgcCAGTCGTTATAGAACAGATTAAAGATTTGAACAATAGAGTGAATTTATCTGCTAATACAAGTAGCTTATCTTCGATATTCAGTGATTCACAGGAAACTAATAATTATCTCGCTAAATTTGATCTTATAATAGGAACGGAACTAGCAAAATCTGAAATGCTTACGCTTAATGAGTATACGAGAAACTTAAATATTCCGTTGTATGTATGCGGTCTACATGGTATGTTTGGATATATAATGTCCgatttaattcatcatacTGCAACGTCTGAGAAAGATGCTGGAAATCAACCAAGAGAACCAAATACCAAGATAAATCGTTGCAAGACTATCACAAATGTTGATTataacaaagaagaaaataaggaAATTGTAACTATTGTTGACGAGTTTATTCCAAtacttgaaatatttaaatcgAAGGAATTGCCAAAGCAATTGAATAGAAGACAGATGAAGAGACTATCTGCTGCGTTTCCTTTAATATTTGctttatttgatattccTCGTTTAGAGAATCCAGAAGACACTATAGATATTGAGGAACTTCGTAATAAACTGAAAGAGGTATGTGCACAGTTTGAAATCCCAGAGACCGtaataaatgatgaatatttgaGACTATTCAGTAATCAAGCATACACAGAATTTTCCCCGGTTTCCGCAATTTTAGGAGGATGTTTAGCTCAAGATGTTATACAATTTTTAAGTAAGAAAGAGAGTCCTTTAAACAATTGTTTGATCCTTGATGCGGTTAAATCGGAAATGCCGATCTATTTATTGTAA
- a CDS encoding DEHA2E02376p (similar to uniprot|Q06623 Saccharomyces cerevisiae YPR179C HDA3 Subunit of a possibly tetrameric trichostatin A-sensitive class II histone deacetylase complex that contains an Hda1p homodimer and an Hda2p-Hda3p heterodimer), which translates to MNLLKILDGTPEPPIIDLRLENVNRSGDYHLPTPMYEFQKELTDQIVSLHYPDILKYCETNDKNDLIIKSLEICINNCMLVSTHPYLLINHYMPKNLASKDMSSKLADTSGKFSVLRDLMNVIISNTTRNTKTIGVVLNNNAKFFDLVEALLLGCSGNKTIKRYIGNYVEKESSKTNKSGDSNKPVTNIHLLPFDGKVTRDEEQFAQTKFDALIVFDSYVDTNHEFFQKLRTQNRRKEAIVIRLVPVRTVEHCQLYYSDMTTQNDYLYKIISSIVCLREHIGILPPDVFPIFNQHLKYLSHTFFDYAFKGSRSNSFPEWPLPELSKIPKFSATDIERSLLTEVHYHYTPYDSSEGNSQKPQKKKPSYYEAKRLESDYVTNSLRNDFNTLIGIFGNESNMTVNSDINRNILTHKLITQLKTAYLNWNIADEEHNTYIDYNRPDIQARVGRREDETKHALSKIINDIDHTESRILFAEKKTLRNIQELESTKEEMKDFESKLISFIADNSITNEKLKKFYDQQVKIWELQAKIKENLAKINSKHEEKNYMANECANAANSIIESKNQVQMAQELNNQLKRRIAISIDSGFEERTKFKKQKTELMEEIEAEKVINKTYQAKLGKSLKFLKETSHLKKRKSRGITPNGK; encoded by the coding sequence atgaaCTTGCTTAAGATTCTAGATGGTACTCCTGAACCACCGATTATAGACTTGCGTTTAGAAAATGTTAATCGAAGCGGTGATTATCATCTACCGACTCCAATGTAcgaatttcaaaaagagTTAACAGACCAAATAGTTTCGTTACATTACCCAGATATTCTTAAATATTGTGAAACGAATGACAAAAATGAccttattattaaatcattggAGATTTGCATTAATAACTGCATGCTTGTAAGCACACatccatatttattaattaaccATTACATGCCTAAAAATTTGGCACTGAAAGATATGCTGAGTAAGTTGGCGGATACAAGTGGGAAATTCAGCGTTTTAAGAGACCTAATGAATGTTATTATACTGAACACTACGAGAAATACTAAAACTATAGGTGTggttttgaataataatgctaAATTCTTCGATTTGGTTGAAGCGTTATTATTGGGTTGTTCAGgaaataaaacaataaaaCGATACATAGGTAATTATGTGGAAAAAGAATCTTCAAAGACAAATAAAAGTGGGGATTCTAATAAGCCGGTGACAAACATTCATTTGTTGCCATTTGACGGTAAGGTGACGAGGGATGAGGAACAGTTTGCTCAGACTAAGTTTGATGCATTGATTGTATTCGACAGCTATGTTGATACGAATCACGAATTTTTCCAGAAGCTTAGGACTCAAAATAGGCGTAAGGAAGCAATAGTAATAAGGTTAGTTCCAGTGAGAACGGTGGAGCATTGTCAATTGTACTATTCCGACATGACCACGCAAAATGATTACTTGTACAAAATAATATCGTCAATTGTTTGTTTAAGAGAACATATCGGTATTCTTCCACCTGATGTATTTCCTATATTCAACCAGcacttgaaatatttatctcATACTTTTTTTGACTATGCATTCAAAGGTAGTCGAAGTAATCTGTTTCCTGAATGGCCTTTACCcgaattatcaaaaattccAAAGTTCAGCGCCAcagatattgaaagatcCTTATTAACTGAGGTACATTACCATTATACACCCTACGATTCCTCGGAAGGAAATCTGCAGAAGCCGCAGAAAAAGAAGCCATCTTATTACGAAGCTAAACGACTAGAGCTGGATTATGTGACCAATTCGTTAAGGAATGACTTCAATACTTTGATTGGTATTTTTGGAAACGAAAGTAACATGACAGTTAATTCCGATATCAATAGAAATATCTTGACCCATAAGCTAATAACTCAATTGAAGACAGCttatttgaattggaaTATAGCGGATGAAGAGCATAATACGtatattgattataataGACCCGATATTCAAGCGAGGGTTGGAAGACGAGAGGATGAAACTAAACATGCATTATCCaaaataattaatgatatcGACCATACTGAATCTCGTATATTGTTTGCAGAAAAGAAAACATTAAGGAATATCCAAGAGCTAGAATCTACCAAGGAGGAAATGAAGGATTTTGAATCTAAGctaatttcttttattgCAGACAATAGTATTACTAATGAGAAGTTAAAGAAATTCTATGATCAACAAGTCAAAATTTGGGAACTTCAGGCCAAGATAAAGGAGAATTTGGctaaaattaattcaaaacaCGAAGAGAAAAACTACATGGCGAATGAATGCGCCAATGCagcaaattcaataatagaGTCTAAAAATCAGGTACAGATGGCACAAGAActaaataatcaattaaaaagaAGGATTGctatttcaattgattcgGGTTTCGAAGAGCGCACGAAGTTtaagaaacagaaaacAGAATTaatggaagaaattgaGGCTGaaaaagttattaataaaacataTCAAGCGAAACTAGGTAAGTCtttaaaattcttaaaaGAGACTTCGCATctaaagaaaaggaaaagtAGAGGTATCACTCCAAATGgtaaataa
- a CDS encoding DEHA2E02398p (similar to uniprot|P20053 Saccharomyces cerevisiae YPR178W PRP4 Splicing factor component of the U4/U6-U5 snRNP complex) — protein MEIDEIPIVNDPYINKGTHLSDPKDVPTIDEEVRMELRRLGEPITYFGEGKAERRERLIKLVSELPNTNFKFAYVEENNKEEEGSDEDIEEDEDEDFYTPGSEALLESRKRFLQYSLQKSSKRNELQKNLSKEQDFIKTLKHRRTINSNLSKFTLYGTQLISGNTRTLSAVRFSSDNSLIACGSWDGAVYVLNRDDLKTKHYSGPGHHAEKVSALDWDLYNNNRFMVTGGNEGNINFWTISDSDDTEPQKMTPSLSIKDAHQHRISKTLFHPTGKYVVSTSFDQTWKLWDIEKPQDALVQQEGHSKEVFCGSFHPDGGLLSTGGLDAIGRIWDLRCGRSIATLQGHIKGIYSMDWSQNGYHLATASGDCAVKIWDIRKFDNSNSNGELFSIPSHTKLVSDVKFFHRRDDTKPSGQLSTTVTDEFEKNPEQLDTNGTFLASASYDGMVNIWSADNWVKVKSLKGHSDKVMSCDISGDGCFIVSSGWDRSVKLWSVL, from the coding sequence ATGGAGATAGACGAGATACCCATTGTCAATGACCCATATATAAACAAGGGTACTCACCTACTGGACCCAAAGGATGTACCTACAATTGATGAGGAAGTTCGAATGGAATTGAGAAGATTGGGGGAGCCAATCACGTATTTCGGTGAAGGAAAGGCAGAAAGAAGAGAGAGATTAATAAAGTTAGTGTCTGAATTACCAAACACAAACTTCAAGTTTGCATATgtcgaagaaaataataaagagGAAGAAGGGagtgatgaagatatagaagaagatgaagatgaggaTTTTTATACTCCAGGTTCAGAGGCTTTGTTAGAGTCACGTAAAAGATTTTTACAATATTCACTTCAAAAGTCGTCGAAACGAAATGAATTACAAAAGAATTTATCGAAAGAACAGGATTTCATCAAGACATTGAAACATCGTCGAACGATAAATTCCAATCTATCTAAATTCACACTTTATGGAACGCAGTTAATCTCTGGAAATACAAGAACTTTGTCGGCTGTGCGATTTTCATCTGATAATTCGCTAATAGCTTGTGGATCCTGGGATGGAGCAGTCTATGTTTTGAATAGAGACGATTTAAAAACAAAACATTATCTGGGGCCAGGTCATCATGCAGAAAAAGTAAGCGCATTAGATTGGGACTTGTATAATAACAACAGGTTTATGGTTACTGGTGGCAATGAAGgaaatatcaatttctgGACAATTTCTGATTCAGATGATACAGAACCACAGAAAATGACTCCATCGTTGTCAATAAAAGATGCACATCAACACCGAATAAGCAAAACGTTATTCCATCCTACAGGAAAGTATGTAGTTTCTACATCATTTGACCAGACGTGGAAGCTTTGGGACATTGAAAAACCGCAAGATGCGTTGGTTCAACAGGAAGGTCACTCCAAAGAAGTATTTTGCGGTTCGTTCCACCCTGACGGTGGCCTCTTATCTACTGGAGGGCTTGATGCTATAGGTAGAATTTGGGATTTGAGGTGCGGAAGATCAATTGCAACATTACAAGGCCACATAAAAGGCATATATAGTATGGATTGGTCTCAAAATGGATACCATTTAGCAACTGCTAGCGGGGATTGTGCCGTAAAGATATGGGATATACGTAAATTCGATAATTCGAACCTGAATGgtgaattattttcaatccCTTCGCATACAAAATTGGTTAGTGATgttaaattttttcacAGAAGAGATGATACCAAGCCACTGGGACAATTGAGCACAACAGTAACCGATGAGTTTGAGAAGAACCCAGAACAACTCGATACAAACGGTACTTTCTTAGCAAGTGCATCTTATGATGGAATGGTTAATATATGGTCAGCTGATAATTGGGTCAAAGTGAAAAGTTTAAAAGGTCATAGTGATAAAGTTATGAGTTGTGACATTAGTGGAGACGGGTGCTTCATTGTTAGTAGTGGTTGGGATAGATCTGTTAAATTATGGAGTGTGCTATAG
- a CDS encoding DEHA2E02420p (similar to CA3846|IPF7943 Candida albicans IPF7943), whose amino-acid sequence MDQSGPVTVTLDDLSKGIDFNTLEKAFGLDSLGIIVVKDLPEKFLELRLRVLKSASILASLPKEELSTLESEESMWLSGWSCGKETLGSNGTPDYNKGSFYMNCAFHKDPELEGPIKSICDEFKDFKTYTTWNIWPSNELEGLSTFERDCKELCNLIIDVAQTVASNCDKYIAKTQPNYEEHFLERIVKNSTSTKARLLHYYPSNGNSTSDDDWCGEHLDHSCITGLTSALFLDESKGLTHGLNRSPDPEAGLYIRNRRNDVVKVNIPSDCLAFQSGSALQEVSKGSLKAVPHYVKGSQQKSVARNTLAVFCQPDLNEKVNSNENFAQYAERIVLSNH is encoded by the coding sequence ATGGATCAATCTGGACCAGTGACTGTAACACTTGACGATTTATCAAAGGGAATTGATTTTAACACTTTAGAGAAAGCATTTGGACTCGATTCATTAGGCATTATAGTCGTTAAGGATCTACCagaaaaatttcttgaattgaGGCTACGAGTATTAAAAAGCGCTTCTATATTGGCGAGTTTGcccaaagaagaattgtCGACTTTAGAATCAGAAGAGTCCATGTGGTTATCGGGATGGTCTTGTGGGAAAGAAACATTAGGTAGTAATGGCACCCCTGACTATAACAAAGGATCTTTTTATATGAACTGTGCCTTTCACAAGGATCCTGAACTAGAAGGACCTATTAAGAGTATCTgtgatgaattcaaagaCTTTAAGACGTATACTACTTGGAACATATGGCCttcaaatgaattggaaGGGTTATCTACGTTCGAGAGAGACTGTAAAGAGCTAtgtaatttaattatagaTGTGGCTCAAACAGTTGCATCGAATTgtgataaatatatagcTAAAACCCAACCAAATTACGAAGAGCACTTCTTGGAACGAATTGTTAAGAACTCGACTTCAACCAAGGCAAGATTATTACATTATTACCCATCCAATGGAAATTCAACCAGTGATGACGATTGGTGTGGTGAACATTTAGATCACTCGTGTATTACGGGACTTACATCTGCGTTATTTCTCGATGAATCGAAGGGTTTAACTCATGGTCTAAATCGTTCTCCCGATCCTGAAGCTGGTTTATATATTCGTAACAGGCGTAATGACGTTGTTAAGGTTAATATCCCCAGCGACTGTTTGGCTTTTCAATCAGGCTCTGCTTTACAAGAAGTGTCTAAGGGTAGTTTGAAAGCAGTCCCACATTATGTAAAAGGTTCGCAACAAAAGAGTGTTGCTAGGAATACATTAGCAGTTTTTTGTCAACCTGATTTGAACGAAAAGGTTAATAGTAACGAAAACTTTGCTCAATATGCTGAAAGAATTGTGTTATCTAATCATTAG